A window from Candidatus Rickettsiella viridis encodes these proteins:
- a CDS encoding class I SAM-dependent methyltransferase, whose protein sequence is MTTKTLSCLPSLNSTHQAQSEALRQLIIHAIQQDKTQSISFARFMELALYEPQLGYYTASLNKLGEQGDFVTAPEISPLFAQCLGQQCQEVLGQLGGGDILEIGAGTGKMAQDLLLFLEKKGALPIQYKILEISPDLKQRQQHKLKSQIPHLFPLIEWLDDWPDRPLTGVIIANEVVDALPVHKFLWTENSIQEMRVVHTENNFTWHYAPLASVQQTSRLAQLKLNYFNETVRYESEVCLGLSDWMRKLSAALQRGLILIIDYGFPAHEYYHPDRRLGTSMCYYQHRGHSNPFVLVGLQDLTASVDFSLLARYAVETGLDLAGFTSQAAFLINSGLLQHMEECYNIIAAVDLNRQVHCLTSPNEMGELIKVIGLTRGYQTTLQGFLQYDKRARL, encoded by the coding sequence ATGACGACAAAAACACTTAGCTGTTTGCCATCTCTTAATTCCACGCATCAAGCGCAAAGCGAAGCGCTGCGTCAATTAATCATCCATGCGATTCAGCAGGATAAAACCCAATCAATCAGTTTTGCGCGCTTTATGGAACTAGCATTGTATGAACCGCAATTGGGTTATTATACCGCGAGTTTAAATAAATTGGGTGAGCAGGGTGATTTTGTCACGGCACCGGAAATTTCGCCGTTATTTGCCCAATGTCTAGGACAGCAATGTCAGGAAGTACTTGGGCAGTTAGGTGGTGGTGATATTTTAGAGATTGGTGCAGGAACCGGTAAGATGGCACAAGATCTTTTATTATTCTTAGAAAAAAAGGGTGCTTTACCCATACAATATAAAATTTTAGAAATTAGTCCGGATTTGAAACAGCGCCAACAGCATAAGCTAAAATCGCAAATTCCACATTTATTTCCTTTGATTGAATGGCTAGATGATTGGCCTGATAGGCCGTTAACGGGAGTTATTATTGCGAATGAAGTGGTAGATGCCTTGCCCGTGCATAAATTTTTATGGACCGAAAATAGCATTCAAGAAATGCGTGTGGTACATACCGAAAATAATTTTACTTGGCATTATGCACCGCTTGCATCAGTGCAGCAGACCAGCCGTTTAGCGCAGCTAAAATTAAATTATTTTAATGAAACCGTTCGATATGAGTCTGAAGTTTGTTTGGGCTTATCGGATTGGATGAGGAAGCTGAGTGCCGCTTTACAGCGAGGGTTGATATTGATTATTGATTATGGGTTTCCAGCGCATGAGTACTATCATCCAGACCGCCGTTTAGGTACATCAATGTGCTATTATCAGCATCGTGGACATAGCAATCCTTTTGTCTTGGTTGGGTTGCAGGACCTAACAGCCTCCGTTGATTTTAGTTTGCTGGCCCGTTATGCCGTGGAAACAGGCTTGGACTTGGCTGGATTTACATCACAGGCGGCTTTTTTGATTAATAGTGGTTTGTTACAACATATGGAAGAGTGTTATAATATAATCGCAGCAGTCGATCTTAATCGACAAGTGCATTGTTTAACTTCGCCGAATGAAATGGGTGAGTTAATTAAGGTAATAGGGTTAACTCGTGGGTATCAGACAACGTTACAAGGCTTTCTGCAGTATGACAAGCGGGCTCGTTTGTAA
- a CDS encoding pteridine reductase: MHNSNTDSKVVLITGAGKRVGATIARHCHRQGMRVAIHYRRSATEAEALAQELNQQQHDTAITLQAELQNTAAYPDLVKKVIEQWGKLDVLINNASSFYPTLFGEITEKSWDDLLGSNLKAPLFLSQAALPHLKKQKGCIINLVDIQAQRPLRKYPVYCVAKAGLVMLTKCLAKELGPSVRVNGVAPGIALWPDDETEFNPTLREKIVGRTALKRAGTPDDIADAVTFLIQHANYITGQIIAIDGGLSLDY, translated from the coding sequence ATGCATAATTCTAATACAGATTCTAAAGTCGTCCTAATCACCGGCGCTGGAAAGCGCGTAGGCGCAACGATTGCTCGGCATTGTCATCGCCAAGGCATGCGCGTGGCCATCCATTATCGCCGCTCAGCCACTGAAGCTGAAGCACTGGCACAAGAACTCAATCAACAACAGCATGATACCGCTATTACCTTACAAGCTGAACTACAAAATACGGCCGCTTATCCTGATTTAGTCAAAAAAGTCATTGAACAATGGGGAAAATTAGATGTTCTGATCAATAATGCCTCTAGCTTTTACCCCACACTCTTCGGTGAAATTACTGAAAAGAGCTGGGATGACTTATTAGGAAGCAATTTAAAAGCCCCACTTTTTTTATCCCAAGCTGCCCTACCTCACTTAAAAAAGCAAAAAGGCTGTATTATTAATTTAGTTGATATCCAAGCCCAACGTCCTCTGAGAAAATATCCAGTTTATTGTGTCGCAAAGGCTGGCCTGGTGATGCTCACCAAATGCTTAGCCAAAGAGTTAGGACCTTCCGTCAGAGTAAATGGCGTTGCCCCCGGTATTGCACTTTGGCCAGACGATGAAACTGAATTTAATCCAACATTACGTGAAAAAATCGTTGGCCGCACCGCACTAAAACGTGCTGGAACTCCGGATGATATTGCCGATGCCGTTACCTTTCTGATCCAGCACGCTAACTATATTACCGGCCAAATTATTGCTATCGATGGGGGCTTATCACTCGATTATTAA